From one Notolabrus celidotus isolate fNotCel1 chromosome 24, fNotCel1.pri, whole genome shotgun sequence genomic stretch:
- the LOC117807992 gene encoding sodium- and chloride-dependent GABA transporter 2-like isoform X2, with protein MADKMPPEQENPLLNHAGLPNGKDGSKDGLQARGQWASKAEFLLAVAGQIIGLGNVWRFPYLCYKNGGGVFFVPYLLFLVLCGIPLFLLETSLGQYTSLGGVSAWRTICPLFGGLGYASQVMILHGCVYYIVILAWALFYLCYSFQAELPWSHCNNTWNTESCFLFDHHNQSANGSSLPENATSPVMEFWEREVLRLSSSLDELGPVSWKLALCLAVVWFVCYFCVWKGVKSTGKVVYLTATFPYLMLFVLLVRGATLPGATQGIIYYLKPNSTRLADPQVWMDAGTQIFFSYGICLGSLTALGSYNKYNNDCYKDSFLLCLLNSGTSFLAGFAIFSVLGFMAEEQGVDIASVAQSGPGLAFIAYPRAVAMMPVPQLWAVCFFLMIIMLGLDTQFVSLEALMTSVTDLYPHLIRRGHRRELLLLFVCIVCFLVGLVMVTPGGLYVFQIYDHFSCSGASLLLLSIFQSLAIGWVYGAERFSENIRDMTGYSPLPVFRLCWKYLTPAVCTATFMFSLVHWSPLKLGKGIVAPPWATTLGWILTLSSVSLLPIWAIYALLTAPGSLAQRFQYLCSPSDKLPLALRHFPSSNSSLPYSSALPLTDKPKEPITDIIQDRMT; from the exons ATGGCAGACAAGATGCCTCCAGAGCAGGAGAACCCGCTTCTCAACCACGCAGGCCTCCCGAACGGGAAAGACGGCAGCAAAGATGGCCTTCAGGCGCGAGGCCAGTGGGCCAGCAAGGCGGAGTTCCTCCTGGCGGTGGCGGGGCAGATCATCGGGCTGGGCAACGTCTGGAGGTTCCCTTATCTCTGCTACAAGaatggaggag GTGTGTTCTTCGTGCCCTACCTGTTGTTCCTGGTCCTGTGTGGGATCCCCCTCTTCCTTCTTGAGACCTCTTTGGGACAGTACACAAGCCTGGGAGGAGTCAGCGCCTGGAGGACAATCTGCCCGTTATTCGGAG GTCTGGGCTACGCCAGCCAGGTGATGATCCTGCACGGCTGTGTGTACTACATTGTCATCCTGGCCTGGGCGCTCTTCTACCTGTGCTACAGCTTCCAGGCGGAGCTGCCGTGGTCGCACTGCAACAACACGTGGAACACCG AGTCGTGTTTCCTCTTTGACCACCACAACCAGTCAGCCAATGGGAGCAGTCTGCCTGAGAACGCCACCTCTCCTGTCATGGAGTTCTGGGA gcGAGAGGTCCTGCGGCTCTCCAGCAGCTTGGACGAGCTGGGTCCGGTCAGCTGGAAGCTGGCTCTGTGTCTGGCCGTCGTCTGGTTCGTGTGCTACTTCTGCGTCTGGAAGGGAGTGAAGTCCACCGGAAAG GTGGTGTACCTGACAGCCACCTTCCCATACCTCATGCTGTTTGTGCTGCTAGTGCGCGGTGCCACACTGCCCGGAGCGACCCAGGGCATCATCTACTACCTCAAACCCAACAGCACTCGCCTGGCAGACCCACAG gtGTGGATGGATGCAGGTACCCAGATTTTTTTCTCGTATGGAATCTGTTTGGGAAGTCTCACAGCACTCGGCAGctacaacaaatacaacaatGACTGCTATAA GGACTCTTTCCTCCTGTGCCTCCTGAACAGCGGCACCAGTTTCCTGGCAGGTTTCGCCATCTTCTCGGTGCTGGGCTTcatggctgaggagcagggCGTGGACATCGCCTCTGTGGCACAGTCAg GTCCCGGCCTGGCCTTCATCGCCTACCCAAGAGCTGTCGCCATGATGCCAGTCCCCCAGCTCTGGGCCGTCTGCTTCTTCCTCATGATCATCATGCTGGGGCTGGACACGCAG TTTGTGAGTCTAGAGGCCCTGATGACGTCGGTGACTGACCTGTACCCTCACCTGATCCGACGAGGACACcgcagagagctgctgctgctgttcgtCTGCATCGTCTGCTTCCTGGTCGGGCTGGTCATGGTCACGCCG GGCGGTTTGTATGTGTTCCAGATCTACGACCATTTCTCCTGCAGCGGGGCaagcctgctgctgctctctatATTCCAGTCTCTGGCCATCGGCTGGGTCTACG GAGCCGAGCGCTTCAGCGAGAACATCAGGGACATGACGGGCTACAGCCCCCTGCCCGTCTTCAGACTGTGCTGGAAATACTTGACCCCAGCTGTGTGCACT GCtacttttatgttttcattggTGCATTGGTCTCCTTTGAAGTTGGGGAAGGGGATAGTTGCACCACCTTGGGCCACCACCTTGGGCTGGATCCTTACGCTCTCCTCTGTCTCGCTGCTTCCCATCTGGGCCATCTACGCTCTACTCACCGCCCCAGGATCTCTGGCGCAG CGGTTCCAGTATCTGTGCAGCCCCTCCGACAAGCTACCCCTCGCCCTGCGGCACTTCCCCTCCAGCAACTCCTCGCTGCCGTACAGCTCGGCACTGCCGCTGACCGACAAGCCAAAGGAGCCGATCACAGACATAATCCAGGACCGTATGACCTGA
- the LOC117807992 gene encoding sodium- and chloride-dependent GABA transporter 2-like isoform X1, with amino-acid sequence MGVFESLPEPVMADKMPPEQENPLLNHAGLPNGKDGSKDGLQARGQWASKAEFLLAVAGQIIGLGNVWRFPYLCYKNGGGVFFVPYLLFLVLCGIPLFLLETSLGQYTSLGGVSAWRTICPLFGGLGYASQVMILHGCVYYIVILAWALFYLCYSFQAELPWSHCNNTWNTESCFLFDHHNQSANGSSLPENATSPVMEFWEREVLRLSSSLDELGPVSWKLALCLAVVWFVCYFCVWKGVKSTGKVVYLTATFPYLMLFVLLVRGATLPGATQGIIYYLKPNSTRLADPQVWMDAGTQIFFSYGICLGSLTALGSYNKYNNDCYKDSFLLCLLNSGTSFLAGFAIFSVLGFMAEEQGVDIASVAQSGPGLAFIAYPRAVAMMPVPQLWAVCFFLMIIMLGLDTQFVSLEALMTSVTDLYPHLIRRGHRRELLLLFVCIVCFLVGLVMVTPGGLYVFQIYDHFSCSGASLLLLSIFQSLAIGWVYGAERFSENIRDMTGYSPLPVFRLCWKYLTPAVCTATFMFSLVHWSPLKLGKGIVAPPWATTLGWILTLSSVSLLPIWAIYALLTAPGSLAQRFQYLCSPSDKLPLALRHFPSSNSSLPYSSALPLTDKPKEPITDIIQDRMT; translated from the exons AT GGGCGTGTTTGAATCTCTTCCAGAACCAGTCATGGCAGACAAGATGCCTCCAGAGCAGGAGAACCCGCTTCTCAACCACGCAGGCCTCCCGAACGGGAAAGACGGCAGCAAAGATGGCCTTCAGGCGCGAGGCCAGTGGGCCAGCAAGGCGGAGTTCCTCCTGGCGGTGGCGGGGCAGATCATCGGGCTGGGCAACGTCTGGAGGTTCCCTTATCTCTGCTACAAGaatggaggag GTGTGTTCTTCGTGCCCTACCTGTTGTTCCTGGTCCTGTGTGGGATCCCCCTCTTCCTTCTTGAGACCTCTTTGGGACAGTACACAAGCCTGGGAGGAGTCAGCGCCTGGAGGACAATCTGCCCGTTATTCGGAG GTCTGGGCTACGCCAGCCAGGTGATGATCCTGCACGGCTGTGTGTACTACATTGTCATCCTGGCCTGGGCGCTCTTCTACCTGTGCTACAGCTTCCAGGCGGAGCTGCCGTGGTCGCACTGCAACAACACGTGGAACACCG AGTCGTGTTTCCTCTTTGACCACCACAACCAGTCAGCCAATGGGAGCAGTCTGCCTGAGAACGCCACCTCTCCTGTCATGGAGTTCTGGGA gcGAGAGGTCCTGCGGCTCTCCAGCAGCTTGGACGAGCTGGGTCCGGTCAGCTGGAAGCTGGCTCTGTGTCTGGCCGTCGTCTGGTTCGTGTGCTACTTCTGCGTCTGGAAGGGAGTGAAGTCCACCGGAAAG GTGGTGTACCTGACAGCCACCTTCCCATACCTCATGCTGTTTGTGCTGCTAGTGCGCGGTGCCACACTGCCCGGAGCGACCCAGGGCATCATCTACTACCTCAAACCCAACAGCACTCGCCTGGCAGACCCACAG gtGTGGATGGATGCAGGTACCCAGATTTTTTTCTCGTATGGAATCTGTTTGGGAAGTCTCACAGCACTCGGCAGctacaacaaatacaacaatGACTGCTATAA GGACTCTTTCCTCCTGTGCCTCCTGAACAGCGGCACCAGTTTCCTGGCAGGTTTCGCCATCTTCTCGGTGCTGGGCTTcatggctgaggagcagggCGTGGACATCGCCTCTGTGGCACAGTCAg GTCCCGGCCTGGCCTTCATCGCCTACCCAAGAGCTGTCGCCATGATGCCAGTCCCCCAGCTCTGGGCCGTCTGCTTCTTCCTCATGATCATCATGCTGGGGCTGGACACGCAG TTTGTGAGTCTAGAGGCCCTGATGACGTCGGTGACTGACCTGTACCCTCACCTGATCCGACGAGGACACcgcagagagctgctgctgctgttcgtCTGCATCGTCTGCTTCCTGGTCGGGCTGGTCATGGTCACGCCG GGCGGTTTGTATGTGTTCCAGATCTACGACCATTTCTCCTGCAGCGGGGCaagcctgctgctgctctctatATTCCAGTCTCTGGCCATCGGCTGGGTCTACG GAGCCGAGCGCTTCAGCGAGAACATCAGGGACATGACGGGCTACAGCCCCCTGCCCGTCTTCAGACTGTGCTGGAAATACTTGACCCCAGCTGTGTGCACT GCtacttttatgttttcattggTGCATTGGTCTCCTTTGAAGTTGGGGAAGGGGATAGTTGCACCACCTTGGGCCACCACCTTGGGCTGGATCCTTACGCTCTCCTCTGTCTCGCTGCTTCCCATCTGGGCCATCTACGCTCTACTCACCGCCCCAGGATCTCTGGCGCAG CGGTTCCAGTATCTGTGCAGCCCCTCCGACAAGCTACCCCTCGCCCTGCGGCACTTCCCCTCCAGCAACTCCTCGCTGCCGTACAGCTCGGCACTGCCGCTGACCGACAAGCCAAAGGAGCCGATCACAGACATAATCCAGGACCGTATGACCTGA
- the LOC117807992 gene encoding sodium- and chloride-dependent GABA transporter 2-like isoform X3, which produces MILHGCVYYIVILAWALFYLCYSFQAELPWSHCNNTWNTESCFLFDHHNQSANGSSLPENATSPVMEFWEREVLRLSSSLDELGPVSWKLALCLAVVWFVCYFCVWKGVKSTGKVVYLTATFPYLMLFVLLVRGATLPGATQGIIYYLKPNSTRLADPQVWMDAGTQIFFSYGICLGSLTALGSYNKYNNDCYKDSFLLCLLNSGTSFLAGFAIFSVLGFMAEEQGVDIASVAQSGPGLAFIAYPRAVAMMPVPQLWAVCFFLMIIMLGLDTQFVSLEALMTSVTDLYPHLIRRGHRRELLLLFVCIVCFLVGLVMVTPGGLYVFQIYDHFSCSGASLLLLSIFQSLAIGWVYGAERFSENIRDMTGYSPLPVFRLCWKYLTPAVCTATFMFSLVHWSPLKLGKGIVAPPWATTLGWILTLSSVSLLPIWAIYALLTAPGSLAQRFQYLCSPSDKLPLALRHFPSSNSSLPYSSALPLTDKPKEPITDIIQDRMT; this is translated from the exons ATGATCCTGCACGGCTGTGTGTACTACATTGTCATCCTGGCCTGGGCGCTCTTCTACCTGTGCTACAGCTTCCAGGCGGAGCTGCCGTGGTCGCACTGCAACAACACGTGGAACACCG AGTCGTGTTTCCTCTTTGACCACCACAACCAGTCAGCCAATGGGAGCAGTCTGCCTGAGAACGCCACCTCTCCTGTCATGGAGTTCTGGGA gcGAGAGGTCCTGCGGCTCTCCAGCAGCTTGGACGAGCTGGGTCCGGTCAGCTGGAAGCTGGCTCTGTGTCTGGCCGTCGTCTGGTTCGTGTGCTACTTCTGCGTCTGGAAGGGAGTGAAGTCCACCGGAAAG GTGGTGTACCTGACAGCCACCTTCCCATACCTCATGCTGTTTGTGCTGCTAGTGCGCGGTGCCACACTGCCCGGAGCGACCCAGGGCATCATCTACTACCTCAAACCCAACAGCACTCGCCTGGCAGACCCACAG gtGTGGATGGATGCAGGTACCCAGATTTTTTTCTCGTATGGAATCTGTTTGGGAAGTCTCACAGCACTCGGCAGctacaacaaatacaacaatGACTGCTATAA GGACTCTTTCCTCCTGTGCCTCCTGAACAGCGGCACCAGTTTCCTGGCAGGTTTCGCCATCTTCTCGGTGCTGGGCTTcatggctgaggagcagggCGTGGACATCGCCTCTGTGGCACAGTCAg GTCCCGGCCTGGCCTTCATCGCCTACCCAAGAGCTGTCGCCATGATGCCAGTCCCCCAGCTCTGGGCCGTCTGCTTCTTCCTCATGATCATCATGCTGGGGCTGGACACGCAG TTTGTGAGTCTAGAGGCCCTGATGACGTCGGTGACTGACCTGTACCCTCACCTGATCCGACGAGGACACcgcagagagctgctgctgctgttcgtCTGCATCGTCTGCTTCCTGGTCGGGCTGGTCATGGTCACGCCG GGCGGTTTGTATGTGTTCCAGATCTACGACCATTTCTCCTGCAGCGGGGCaagcctgctgctgctctctatATTCCAGTCTCTGGCCATCGGCTGGGTCTACG GAGCCGAGCGCTTCAGCGAGAACATCAGGGACATGACGGGCTACAGCCCCCTGCCCGTCTTCAGACTGTGCTGGAAATACTTGACCCCAGCTGTGTGCACT GCtacttttatgttttcattggTGCATTGGTCTCCTTTGAAGTTGGGGAAGGGGATAGTTGCACCACCTTGGGCCACCACCTTGGGCTGGATCCTTACGCTCTCCTCTGTCTCGCTGCTTCCCATCTGGGCCATCTACGCTCTACTCACCGCCCCAGGATCTCTGGCGCAG CGGTTCCAGTATCTGTGCAGCCCCTCCGACAAGCTACCCCTCGCCCTGCGGCACTTCCCCTCCAGCAACTCCTCGCTGCCGTACAGCTCGGCACTGCCGCTGACCGACAAGCCAAAGGAGCCGATCACAGACATAATCCAGGACCGTATGACCTGA